The nucleotide sequence AACCCAAACCCAAATACACCAGGTATGTATGTGATACCCGTACCCAGGTATTAATAAAACCCGGTTATGTGCACCTCTACCACCTATTAATGCTATATATTAATTGTTTAATTAAGTTTGATAGCTAAAGTAGATAATTTTACTAtccattttttttctttcattcACTATATTAAAGTAGGCAGTCTTATATTATATATCAAGCACACTAGCGATAATATAAACTATATATTTATTTAAAGATTCTAAAAAATGACAAATATAAAACATGAAGACCAAACTCCAGGGCCGGAGCTAGTGTATTAGAAGGGGTAGCACGGACTACCCCTCAATCCTGTCTCCGTACCGTTTTCGTactgtaaaataaataaattttttttgattttataCAAATGACTGGTCctcaaaataataaaattatgATGCCCCTAAATTTTTAGGCTAGCTCCGCCAATACCTACCTCTATTTGACAACATACACTAAAATGTACAAATAATGGTTGCACTTTGCAGGTAGGCCCAAGATTAACTGTGGATAGAGAAAGATTTCCACCAAACAATGTACTAATGACATTGGCAGGAGCAGGGTTGTTATGGATGGGCTGGGCCGGTTTCAATGGTGGTGATCCATACAGTGCCAACATAGACTCCTCAATGGCTGTACTCAACACCAACATCTGTGCAGCCACCAGCCTCCTGGTCTGGACCTGGCTCGACGTCATTTTCTTCGGTAAACCCTCTGTTATCGGTGCGGTCCAAGGCATGATCACTGGGCTCGTGTGCATCACCCCTGGGGCCGGTTTGGTTCAAGGGTGGGCTGCCATTGTAATGGGTGTTCTTTCGGGTAGCGTACCGTGGTTTACTATGATGGTGGTTCATAAAAAATGGACTTTGTTGCAAAAGGTTGACGATACGCTTGGTGTCGTCCACACGCACGCGGTGGCAGGGTACCTTGGTGGCGTTCTTACAGGTGTGTTTGCGGAGCCCACGCTTTGTTCGTTGTTTTTGCCGGTGACAAACTCGCGTGGTGGTGTTTATGGTGGTTCGGGTGGTGTGCAGGTATGGCCCGGTTTTGGGCTATGGTTTTTTTAAGCCTCTGTTTAGGGATTTTTGGTTTTCACTATGGGTTCGGTTTTTTCTCTTTTGTTATTTCTGCTTGAAATTTTTGGCCTAAAAAACAATTCCCAAAAATAATGAACTAAAGTTATGGGCCTAAATTTTTTTGACAACACCATTTATTAATTTCTTATAATTTATTTAAGATTAAAAAGATAATAATTAGCCCAAATTTTAATTACAAACATTTGAATAAAATGATTTATTCCatccaaaaacaaaaaaaaaaaaaacagttgatTTGAGTTTTACGAGTCCGGTTACTTTTTTGGGGATGAGTACAAGCAAAACCGAAATCAAAAGGAAAGTTTTGTTTTTTAGATAACATAAAACCAAATCGTCGGTTATGGGTTGGGTTTGGTTAATTCGGTTCGATTATGTCGGTTATTTTAGTTATTGGTAGGCTATTTGGGTTTCATACACGCCCCTACATGCAGGTACTAAAACAGTTGGTCGGTGGTGGGTTTATTATTGGATGGAACATAGTGGTGACCTCGATCATTTGTGTGGTGATTGGTCTGGTGATTCCGTTGCGGATGTCAGATGAACAGTTGTTGATTGGCGATGATGCGGTTCATGGTGAGGAGGCGTATGCGTTGTGGGGAGATGGAGAGAAATATGACGGAACAAAACATGGGCTTTATTCCGATGATACCGGACACCACCGGTCTGCCAGTGGTACCACTCAGATGCtttgaaagttcaaaagtttAATACAACAATCATCATACTATTTGATTCTCGTACTATACGATAGCCCCAAGTTTGGCCCGACACCCCCCGTGGACCCTGCACATACAAGGCCTCGTGTCCTCAGGGTTTGCCCTAATTGTACTTTTGATTATGTTGATTATGGTTTCTCTCATGTGTATCTGTGTTTTTAAGTGATAAATTTATAATTGTCCATACAAATTTTAGTGACCGTTTGTTTACTCAGATTGCTTTGTTAAAGCCCAAAACTCTATAAAGGCCCCCACGGCCCACCCAAAACGATGTGTCCTTTTAGAGCCCAAGCTATAAATGATAACCACATTAGCCCATTAGCTATCTAGGCTTCTCGAACTCTATTGGCCCATTCTTATGTTGAAAGAAATATGAGAGTTAATAAATGTTAGAACTTAGAATGCTAGAGAGAGTTTACTGGATTAgttaattatttttcaataatCAAATCGACAAAATATTATattgaaaagtttttttttttttttgtttttttttttttgttttcttttttttttggccaatgatctctagatcaagtggtggaaggcttgcatttctcttgagagatgcaagttcAACTCTCACTTGGGGGAGAGTGAGGCATTgatgggcaatgataggagactcAGGAAAACATgagttcgatccttgagccaaatgggttttactggtaatttcaccgtcgtgcctacgggcgggtgggttaccgggttttccccggaattggtggtggactcgggttactctcggagtactccgtttggtctagtgggtgccccgagagtgcttgAGATTGATTATGTTGgacgtttaattttttttttttttttttttgaaactgtTAAATTACCCATGTATTAATTAGCCTATAAGTAACATCATTGTTTCAACTTTTATAGACTATATATCATTTTGGGTGATAACTTGTTTGGAGAAAGTAATTTGGTTAAACAATACAAAAGTGTGACtagtattatttttttaaaagaaaatattaAGTTATATCTATGATTCATTATTTCTATAAACGGGTTGGATGagtatttattttaatttattcgTTTAAAAACTTatactaaatttaaaaaaaaaaaaaaaaaaaaaaaaaaaaaaaaaactacacatATTGTTTACACTTGCTACACGAAATTGacaaataatacatataataatTTACTTTGATTATTTACACTTATTTGTACGAATTGACAAATAACACATATAATAATTTACTAAAATTATTTATGAATTATGTTGAGATTTTAATGCATTAAATAATCCATCTA is from Helianthus annuus cultivar XRQ/B chromosome 9, HanXRQr2.0-SUNRISE, whole genome shotgun sequence and encodes:
- the LOC110877572 gene encoding ammonium transporter 3 member 1, which translates into the protein MAATMLPTAYVPSAASPDWLNKGDNAWQMISATLVGLQSVPGLVILYGSIVKKKWAVNSAFMALYAFSAVVICWVTWAYKMSFGEKLLPFWGKAGPALGQKFLIKQAALPASGHYYHNGTLETAMITPFYPMASMVWFQCVFAAIAVILLAGSLLGRMNIKAWMAFVPLWLTFSYTVGAFSLWGGGFLFHWGVMDYSGGYVIHLSSGVAGFTAAYWVGPRLTVDRERFPPNNVLMTLAGAGLLWMGWAGFNGGDPYSANIDSSMAVLNTNICAATSLLVWTWLDVIFFGKPSVIGAVQGMITGLVCITPGAGLVQGWAAIVMGVLSGSVPWFTMMVVHKKWTLLQKVDDTLGVVHTHAVAGYLGGVLTGVFAEPTLCSLFLPVTNSRGGVYGGSGGVQVLKQLVGGGFIIGWNIVVTSIICVVIGLVIPLRMSDEQLLIGDDAVHGEEAYALWGDGEKYDGTKHGLYSDDTGHHRSASGTTQML